In a genomic window of Hippoglossus stenolepis isolate QCI-W04-F060 chromosome 15, HSTE1.2, whole genome shotgun sequence:
- the synj1 gene encoding synaptojanin-1 isoform X12, whose translation MAFSKGYRIYHKLDPPPYSVLVETRTREECLMFESGAVAVLSAAEKEAIKSTYSKIVDAYGILGVLRLNLGDSMLHSLVVVTGCSSVGKVQDSEVFRVTQTDFISLKNDPGDEDRIAEVRKVLNSGHFYFAWSSTGVSLDLSLNARRRILEDTTDNRFFWNQSLHLHLKHYGVNCEDWLLRLMCGGVEIRTIYAGHKQAKACIFSRLSSERAGTRFNVRGTNDDGQVANFVETEQVIFLDDRVSSFIQIRGSIPLFWEQPGIQKKSIKGVLLHLNENRNLSGPDENPHLVGSHRVKLSRGFEANAPAFERHFTALRRLYGKQVIINLLGSKEGEHMLSKAFQSHLKASEHAGAVKMVNFDYHQNVKGGKADKLHSVLKPHVNKFVDECGFFYYSGESGITRTQGGTLRTNCLDCLDRTNSVQAYFALEMLPKQLEEMSLTEKPQLVARFQEVFRTMWSVNGDSVSKIYAGTGALDGKAKTGKLKDGARSVTRTIQNNFFDSSKQEAIDILRLGSTLNSDLADKARALLTTSSLYVTEPVLQSASPRVLLGMCQNYHKYTMPKQIRVCVGTWNVNGGKQFRSIAFRNQTLNDWLLDAPKKAGHPEFQDSKANPIDIFAIGFEEMVELNAGNIVSASTTNQKLWAAELQKNISRDHKYVLLASEQLVGVCLFVFIRPQHAPFIRDVAVDTVKTGMGGATGNKGGVAIRLLFHTTSICFVCSHFAAGQSQVKERNDDYSEITRRLSFPMGRLLYSHDYVFWCGDFNYRISLPNEEVKELIKQQSLEALTAGDQLLDQKNAGLVFRGFIEGKLDFAPTYKYDLFSEDYDTSEKCRTPAWTDRILWKRRKWNFDKTAEEMNIVGAASTSCENEEDPDNPWNPGTLKYYGRAELKTSDHRPVVAIMDVDILEVDPDARHQVYKDVIAMQGPPDGTILVSLCTSGPDDYFDDTLIDELLDKFAQFGEVILIRFVEEKMWVTFLEGYSALAALSLSASTVLGKVIDIRLKSSGWIKSLEEEMSVERICGSIPTSASSTLLAEDTDMGDDDYDMEGDVDEEVEEILPQHLQPGAGAAGSSPLPSPHSSPSPSPTHGEPSAPSRPSRAQQPSRPSQADLSPSSVRRGSSGPPVDFQPGAPTSLCLEPKRAPPPRPNAPPARPAPPQRPPPPSARGAAGAPAPGGFPRPNIPPRAGVISIPPQSRPPHPSHPGAPRPIPEMHPGAPRPIPDTHPGAPRPVTGVLEKPTDLPLGPPLSGPLPAVRPQAPSEMPPQPPAPSVQSQLPRPIQPTLQAPLQPQQAAAPKGGFPPAAAAAAASPAGPPQGLASPKPPPRSRSSHVLPPDDAKPETAPAAQTNGLNGLQNEAQWKPDPFETLLSSSSSSSWHTTQSLTRGSSLRAPPSVPPSTFSSSTLPSSFSLQPSALSDLQALDSSSSSSLSTPSPLASTLLPPPPAPSRSRSQETLRASPCPFPTESLPARPSSTNPFTGPLTQLHRSLTPDFSVQRPGPASNPQRPMLALTQPLIPTRCPAMVPAAAPASQLQGTMSLFAPSSMLSPAPPAPFTPDPSPAPALPLAPPSSIPPTIAPRLQPPPPGGNPTKQWVTFDDDLGFSTATKTPHIPVVPSNSLLPQTQTPRSVFDSEPDWLSTAPSAFPTLPPPVSTRTATANPKLPEGPSDSCFFPGESTER comes from the exons ATGGCTTTCAGCAAGGGATATCGCATTTACCACAAGCTGGACCCGCCCCCTTACAGTGTCCTAGTGGAAACAAGGACCAGGGAAGAATGTCTCATGTTTGAATCGGGGGCCGTCGCTGTTCTGT CggcagcagagaaagaggcCATTAAAAGTACCTACAGCAAGATAGTGGACGCCTATGGAATCCTGGGCGTCCTCCGCCTAAACTTGG GGGACTCCATGCTCCACAGTCTGGTGGTGGTGACAGGATGTAGCTCTGTGGGGAAGGTGCAGGACTCTGAGGTTTTCAgggtcacacagacagactttaTATCACTGAAGAATGATCCAGGAGACGAGGACCGGATCGCTGAGGTGCGAAAGGTCCTGAACTCAGGACACTTCTACTTTGCTTGGTCTTCCACTGGAGTCAGTTTGGACCTGAGTCTCAATGCACGTCGCAGGATCCTAGAAGATACTACAGACAACCGCTTCTTTTG GAACCAGTCTCTTCACCTGCACCTGAAACATTACGGAGTAAACTGTGAGGACTGGCTGTTGAGGCTGATGTGCGGCGGTGTGGAGATCAGGACCATCTATGCAGGTCACAAACAGGCCAAGGCCTGCATCTTCTCCCGCCTCAGCTCAGAGCGAGCCGGCACGCGATTTAATGTCCGGGGAACAAACGACGATGGACAGGTCGCCAACTTTGTGGAGACTGAACAG GTTATTTTCCTGGATGACAGAGTGTCCTCCTTCATACAGATCCGTGGGTCCATTCCTCTTTTCTGGGAACAGCCAGGAATCCag AAAAAGTCCATTAAGGGTGTTTTGTTGCATCTGAATGAGAATCGGAACCTTAGTGGACCGGATGAAAACCCCCACCTG GTCGGCTCTCATCGTGTCAAACTCTCAAGGGGATTTGAGGCTAACGCACCAGCGTTCGAAAg acaCTTCACTGCACTGCGGAGGTTGTACGGTAAGCAGGTGATCATCAACCTGCTTGGGAGTAAGGAAGGAGAACACATGCTCAGTAAAGCGTTCCAG AGTCATCTAAAGGCGTCGGAACATGCGGGAGCAGTGAAGATGGTGAACTTTGACTACCACCAAAATGTGAAGGGAGGCAAAGCAGACAAACTTCACAGTGTCCTGAAACCCCACGTCAACAAGTTTGTAGACGAGTGCGGGTTCTTCTATTACTCTGGAGAGTCCGGCATCACAAG GACTCAGGGTGGGACCCTCAGGACCAACTGCCTGGACTGTCTGGACAGAACTAACAGTGTACAAGCCTATTTCGCCCTCGAG ATGCTGCCgaagcagctggaggaaatGAGTCTGACGGAGAAACCCCAGCTGGTGGCCCGGTTCCAGGAGGTGTTCAGGACCATGTGGTCGGTCAATGGAGATTCCGTCAGTAAGATCTATGCAGGCACCGGGGCTCTGGACGGGAAGGCCAAG acTGGGAAGCTGAAAGACGGAGCTCGCTCTGTGACGAGGACCATCCAGAACAACTTCTTCGACAGTTCTAAGCAAGAGGCGATCGACATCCTGAGACTGGGCTCCACACTCAACAGTGATTTGGCGGATAAAGCTCGGGCCTTGCTCACCACTTCCAGTCTTTATG TCACTGAGCCCGTCTTACAATCAG CCTCCCCAAGGGTATTGCTGGGAATGTGTCAGAACTACCATAAATACACAATGCCCAAGCAGATCCGGGTGTGTGTCGGCACCTGGAATGTGAACGGGGGTAAACAGTTTCGCAGCATTGCTTTCCGCAACCAGACGCTCAACGACTGGCTGCTTGATGCTCCAAAGAAGGCGGGGCATCCTGAGTTCCAGG ACAGCAAAGCCAACCCCATAGATATATTTGCCATCGGTTTTGAGGAAATGGTTGAACTGAATGCCGGCAACATCGTCAGTGCCAG CACCACGAACCAGAAGCTGTGGGCAGCTGAGCTCCAAAAAAACATCTCACGGGACCACAAATACGTTCTACTGGCTTCAGAGCAGCTGGTGggagtgtgtctgtttgttttcatccgCCCACAGCATGCGCCCTTCATCAG GGATGTGGCCGTGGACACTGTAAAAACTGGAATGGGCGGAGCCACAGGCAATAAAGGTGGTGTTGCCATCCGCCTCCTGTTCCACACCACCAGCATCTGCTTTGTCTGCTCCCACTTCGCTGCTGGCCAATCACAGGTCAAGGAGAGGAATGACGACTACAGTGAGATCACGCGCAGGCTCAGCTTTCCCatg GGTCGTCTGCTGTACTCGCACGATTATGTGTTCTGGTGCGGAGACTTTAACTATCGCATCAGCCTGCCCAACGAGGAAGTGAAAGAACTCATCAAACAGCAGAGCTTGGAAGCCTTGACAGCTGGAGACCAGTTGTTGGATCAGAAGAATGCTGGTTTG GTCTTCCGAGGTTTTATCGAGGGAAAGTTAGATTTTGCTCCCACCTATAAGTATGACCTCTTCTCGGAAGATTATGACACTAGCGAGAAGTGCCGCACACCAGCCTGGACTGACCGTATActctggaagaggaggaagtggaactTTGACAAAACGG CTGAGGAGATGAATATAGTTGGTGCAGCTTCTACATCTTGTGAGAATGAGGAGGATCCAGACAACCCTTGGAACCCCGGCACTCTGAAGTACTATGGCAGGGCTGAGCTTAAGACCTCAGACCACAG GCCTGTGGTGGCGATAATGGACGTGGACATCCTGGAGGTCGACCCAGATGCTCGGCACCAGGTTTACAAAGATGTCATTGCCATGCAGGGGCCTCCAGACGGAACCATCCTAGTGTCGCTCTGCACCTCCGGCCCTGACGACTACTTTGACGATACGCTCATAGACGAGCTGCTGGACAAGTTTGCTCAGTTTGGAGAGGTCATCCTCATCAG GTTTGTCGAGGAGAAGATGTGGGTGACTTTCCTGGAAGGTTACTCTGCTCTCGCTGCTCTTTCGCTCAGTGCTTCCACT GTCCTTGGCAAAGTGATTGACATCCGTCTGAAGAGTTCAGGCTGGATCAAgagtctggaggaggagatgagtgTGGAGAGGATCTGTGGAAGTATCCCCACCTCAGCTAGCTCCACTCTGCTGGCTGAGGACACGGACATGGGCGACGATGATTACGACATGGAGG GTGATGTggacgaggaggtggaggagatccTTCCCCAGCACCTACAGCCTGGAGCAGGCGCGGCAGGATCCTCGCCTCTGCCCTCCCCCCACAGCAGCCCCAGTCCCTCCCCGACCCACGGAGAACCATCGGCCCCCAGCAGACCCAGTCGTGCACAGCAACCCTCCCGACCATCGCAAG CTGATTTAAGTCCATCGTCAGTGAGGAGAGGAAGTTCAG GGCCTCCTGTTGACTTCCAGCCGGGTGCCCCCACATCTCTATGCCTGGAGCCCAAGCGTGCACCTCCCCCTCGTCCTAATGCACCTCCAGCCAGACCAGCACCCCCTCAACGTCCACCTCCACCTTCAG CtcgaggagcagcaggagctccTGCGCCTGGAGGTTTCCCCAGACCG AATATCCCTCCTCGAGCCGGGGTGATCAGTATTCCCCCACAGTCTCGCCCACCACATCCTTCTCACCCAGGAGCACCTAGACCGATACCAGAAATGCATCCTGGAGCCCCCCGACCCATCCCGGACACCCATCCTGGAGCCCCTCGACCTGTGACCGGTGTCCTGGAGAAACCCACTGACCTGCCTTTGG GCCCTCCACTCTCAGGACCACTTCCTGCAGTGAGACCCCAGGCTCCATCAGAAATGCCGCCCCAACCTCCTGCCCCCTCAGTTCAGTCCCAGCTCCCACGACCGATCCAGCCCACACTTCAAGCTCCGCTCCAGCCGCAGCAGGCTGCAGCTCCCAAAGGAggatttcctcctgctgctgctgctgcagctgcctcccCTGCTGGGCCTCCGCAGGGTCTGGCCTCTCCCAAACCCCCACCACGTTCCCGCTCCTCTCACGTTCTGCCGCCTGATGACGCCAAGCCTGAGACGGCCCCAGCTGCACAG ACCAATGGACTGAATGGACTCCAAAACGAAGCACAATGGAAGCCTGACCCCTTCGAaacactcctctcctcctcttcctcctcctcctggcacACCACCCAGTCCCTGACCAGAGGCTCCTCTCTGCGAGCTCCCCCCTCTGTTCCTCCATCTACATTCTCCTCCAGCACTCTCCCCTCATCCTTCTCCCTGCAGCCCTCTGCTCTGTCAGACCTGCAAGCGCTCgattcatcctcctcttcctcgctctccaCCCCATCGCCACTTGCCTCCACCTTGCTACCGCCTCCTCCGGCCCCGTCTCGCAGTCGCTCGCAGGAAACGCTGCGTGCCTCCCCCTGCCCCTTCCCGACTGAGTCGCTTCCTGCCCGACCCAGCAGCACCAATCCCTTCACAGGTCCGCTCACACAGCTACATCGCTCGCTCACCCCGGACTTCAGCGTCCAGCGTCCAGGCCCGGCATCAAACCCTCAGAGGCCCATGCTTGCTCTCACTCAGCCACTCATTCCCACTCGTTGTCCAGCAATGGTCCCTGCAGCTGCACCCGCCTCCCAGCTCCAGGGGACAATGTCCCTTTTTGCACCTTCATCCATGCTCAGTCCTGCACCCCCGGCTCCCTTCACCCCCGACccatctcctgctcctgccTTGCCTCTGGCACCACCCTCCTCCATCCCACCTACCATTGCCCCTCGCttacaacctcctccaccgGGAGGCAACCCAACCAAGCAGTGGGTCACTTTCGACGATGATTTGGGTTTCTCAACCGCGACAAAAACACCACACATCCCCGTCGTCCCTTCCAATTCCCTTCTGCCCCAAACTCAGACTCCTCGCTCTGTGTTCGACTCGGAGCCCGACTGGTTATCCACGGCCCCTTCGGCATTCCCGACCCTCCCTCCTCCCGTCTCTACCAGAACTGCAACTGCTAACCCCAAACTCCCAGAGGGTCCCAGTGACAGCTGCTTCTTCCCCGGGGAGTCGACAGAAAGATAG
- the synj1 gene encoding synaptojanin-1 isoform X6, which yields MAFSKGYRIYHKLDPPPYSVLVETRTREECLMFESGAVAVLSAAEKEAIKSTYSKIVDAYGILGVLRLNLGDSMLHSLVVVTGCSSVGKVQDSEVFRVTQTDFISLKNDPGDEDRIAEVRKVLNSGHFYFAWSSTGVSLDLSLNARRRILEDTTDNRFFWNQSLHLHLKHYGVNCEDWLLRLMCGGVEIRTIYAGHKQAKACIFSRLSSERAGTRFNVRGTNDDGQVANFVETEQVIFLDDRVSSFIQIRGSIPLFWEQPGIQKKSIKGVLLHLNENRNLSGPDENPHLVGSHRVKLSRGFEANAPAFERHFTALRRLYGKQVIINLLGSKEGEHMLSKAFQSHLKASEHAGAVKMVNFDYHQNVKGGKADKLHSVLKPHVNKFVDECGFFYYSGESGITRTQGGTLRTNCLDCLDRTNSVQAYFALEMLPKQLEEMSLTEKPQLVARFQEVFRTMWSVNGDSVSKIYAGTGALDGKAKTGKLKDGARSVTRTIQNNFFDSSKQEAIDILRLGSTLNSDLADKARALLTTSSLYVTEPVLQSASPRVLLGMCQNYHKYTMPKQIRVCVGTWNVNGGKQFRSIAFRNQTLNDWLLDAPKKAGHPEFQDSKANPIDIFAIGFEEMVELNAGNIVSASTTNQKLWAAELQKNISRDHKYVLLASEQLVGVCLFVFIRPQHAPFIRDVAVDTVKTGMGGATGNKGGVAIRLLFHTTSICFVCSHFAAGQSQVKERNDDYSEITRRLSFPMGRLLYSHDYVFWCGDFNYRISLPNEEVKELIKQQSLEALTAGDQLLDQKNAGLVFRGFIEGKLDFAPTYKYDLFSEDYDTSEKCRTPAWTDRILWKRRKWNFDKTAEEMNIVGAASTSCENEEDPDNPWNPGTLKYYGRAELKTSDHRPVVAIMDVDILEVDPDARHQVYKDVIAMQGPPDGTILVSLCTSGPDDYFDDTLIDELLDKFAQFGEVILIRFVEEKMWVTFLEGYSALAALSLSASTVLGKVIDIRLKSSGWIKSLEEEMSVERICGSIPTSASSTLLAEDTDMGDDDYDMEGDVDEEVEEILPQHLQPGAGAAGSSPLPSPHSSPSPSPTHGEPSAPSRPSRAQQPSRPSQADLSPSSVRRGSSGPPVDFQPGAPTSLCLEPKRAPPPRPNAPPARPAPPQRPPPPSGGMSPLPVRKNSGGPKSPALPRPSAAAARGAAGAPAPGGFPRPNIPPRAGVISIPPQSRPPHPSHPGAPRPIPEMHPGAPRPIPDTHPGAPRPVTGVLEKPTDLPLGPPLSGPLPAVRPQAPSEMPPQPPAPSVQSQLPRPIQPTLQAPLQPQQAAAPKGGFPPAAAAAAASPAGPPQGLASPKPPPRSRSSHVLPPDDAKPETAPAAQTNGLNGLQNEAQWKPDPFETLLSSSSSSSWHTTQSLTRGSSLRAPPSVPPSTFSSSTLPSSFSLQPSALSDLQALDSSSSSSLSTPSPLASTLLPPPPAPSRSRSQETLRASPCPFPTESLPARPSSTNPFTGPLTQLHRSLTPDFSVQRPGPASNPQRPMLALTQPLIPTRCPAMVPAAAPASQLQGTMSLFAPSSMLSPAPPAPFTPDPSPAPALPLAPPSSIPPTIAPRLQPPPPGGNPTKQWVTFDDDLGFSTATKTPHIPVVPSNSLLPQTQTPRSVFDSEPDWLSTAPSAFPTLPPPVSTRTATANPKLPEGPSDSCFFPGESTER from the exons ATGGCTTTCAGCAAGGGATATCGCATTTACCACAAGCTGGACCCGCCCCCTTACAGTGTCCTAGTGGAAACAAGGACCAGGGAAGAATGTCTCATGTTTGAATCGGGGGCCGTCGCTGTTCTGT CggcagcagagaaagaggcCATTAAAAGTACCTACAGCAAGATAGTGGACGCCTATGGAATCCTGGGCGTCCTCCGCCTAAACTTGG GGGACTCCATGCTCCACAGTCTGGTGGTGGTGACAGGATGTAGCTCTGTGGGGAAGGTGCAGGACTCTGAGGTTTTCAgggtcacacagacagactttaTATCACTGAAGAATGATCCAGGAGACGAGGACCGGATCGCTGAGGTGCGAAAGGTCCTGAACTCAGGACACTTCTACTTTGCTTGGTCTTCCACTGGAGTCAGTTTGGACCTGAGTCTCAATGCACGTCGCAGGATCCTAGAAGATACTACAGACAACCGCTTCTTTTG GAACCAGTCTCTTCACCTGCACCTGAAACATTACGGAGTAAACTGTGAGGACTGGCTGTTGAGGCTGATGTGCGGCGGTGTGGAGATCAGGACCATCTATGCAGGTCACAAACAGGCCAAGGCCTGCATCTTCTCCCGCCTCAGCTCAGAGCGAGCCGGCACGCGATTTAATGTCCGGGGAACAAACGACGATGGACAGGTCGCCAACTTTGTGGAGACTGAACAG GTTATTTTCCTGGATGACAGAGTGTCCTCCTTCATACAGATCCGTGGGTCCATTCCTCTTTTCTGGGAACAGCCAGGAATCCag AAAAAGTCCATTAAGGGTGTTTTGTTGCATCTGAATGAGAATCGGAACCTTAGTGGACCGGATGAAAACCCCCACCTG GTCGGCTCTCATCGTGTCAAACTCTCAAGGGGATTTGAGGCTAACGCACCAGCGTTCGAAAg acaCTTCACTGCACTGCGGAGGTTGTACGGTAAGCAGGTGATCATCAACCTGCTTGGGAGTAAGGAAGGAGAACACATGCTCAGTAAAGCGTTCCAG AGTCATCTAAAGGCGTCGGAACATGCGGGAGCAGTGAAGATGGTGAACTTTGACTACCACCAAAATGTGAAGGGAGGCAAAGCAGACAAACTTCACAGTGTCCTGAAACCCCACGTCAACAAGTTTGTAGACGAGTGCGGGTTCTTCTATTACTCTGGAGAGTCCGGCATCACAAG GACTCAGGGTGGGACCCTCAGGACCAACTGCCTGGACTGTCTGGACAGAACTAACAGTGTACAAGCCTATTTCGCCCTCGAG ATGCTGCCgaagcagctggaggaaatGAGTCTGACGGAGAAACCCCAGCTGGTGGCCCGGTTCCAGGAGGTGTTCAGGACCATGTGGTCGGTCAATGGAGATTCCGTCAGTAAGATCTATGCAGGCACCGGGGCTCTGGACGGGAAGGCCAAG acTGGGAAGCTGAAAGACGGAGCTCGCTCTGTGACGAGGACCATCCAGAACAACTTCTTCGACAGTTCTAAGCAAGAGGCGATCGACATCCTGAGACTGGGCTCCACACTCAACAGTGATTTGGCGGATAAAGCTCGGGCCTTGCTCACCACTTCCAGTCTTTATG TCACTGAGCCCGTCTTACAATCAG CCTCCCCAAGGGTATTGCTGGGAATGTGTCAGAACTACCATAAATACACAATGCCCAAGCAGATCCGGGTGTGTGTCGGCACCTGGAATGTGAACGGGGGTAAACAGTTTCGCAGCATTGCTTTCCGCAACCAGACGCTCAACGACTGGCTGCTTGATGCTCCAAAGAAGGCGGGGCATCCTGAGTTCCAGG ACAGCAAAGCCAACCCCATAGATATATTTGCCATCGGTTTTGAGGAAATGGTTGAACTGAATGCCGGCAACATCGTCAGTGCCAG CACCACGAACCAGAAGCTGTGGGCAGCTGAGCTCCAAAAAAACATCTCACGGGACCACAAATACGTTCTACTGGCTTCAGAGCAGCTGGTGggagtgtgtctgtttgttttcatccgCCCACAGCATGCGCCCTTCATCAG GGATGTGGCCGTGGACACTGTAAAAACTGGAATGGGCGGAGCCACAGGCAATAAAGGTGGTGTTGCCATCCGCCTCCTGTTCCACACCACCAGCATCTGCTTTGTCTGCTCCCACTTCGCTGCTGGCCAATCACAGGTCAAGGAGAGGAATGACGACTACAGTGAGATCACGCGCAGGCTCAGCTTTCCCatg GGTCGTCTGCTGTACTCGCACGATTATGTGTTCTGGTGCGGAGACTTTAACTATCGCATCAGCCTGCCCAACGAGGAAGTGAAAGAACTCATCAAACAGCAGAGCTTGGAAGCCTTGACAGCTGGAGACCAGTTGTTGGATCAGAAGAATGCTGGTTTG GTCTTCCGAGGTTTTATCGAGGGAAAGTTAGATTTTGCTCCCACCTATAAGTATGACCTCTTCTCGGAAGATTATGACACTAGCGAGAAGTGCCGCACACCAGCCTGGACTGACCGTATActctggaagaggaggaagtggaactTTGACAAAACGG CTGAGGAGATGAATATAGTTGGTGCAGCTTCTACATCTTGTGAGAATGAGGAGGATCCAGACAACCCTTGGAACCCCGGCACTCTGAAGTACTATGGCAGGGCTGAGCTTAAGACCTCAGACCACAG GCCTGTGGTGGCGATAATGGACGTGGACATCCTGGAGGTCGACCCAGATGCTCGGCACCAGGTTTACAAAGATGTCATTGCCATGCAGGGGCCTCCAGACGGAACCATCCTAGTGTCGCTCTGCACCTCCGGCCCTGACGACTACTTTGACGATACGCTCATAGACGAGCTGCTGGACAAGTTTGCTCAGTTTGGAGAGGTCATCCTCATCAG GTTTGTCGAGGAGAAGATGTGGGTGACTTTCCTGGAAGGTTACTCTGCTCTCGCTGCTCTTTCGCTCAGTGCTTCCACT GTCCTTGGCAAAGTGATTGACATCCGTCTGAAGAGTTCAGGCTGGATCAAgagtctggaggaggagatgagtgTGGAGAGGATCTGTGGAAGTATCCCCACCTCAGCTAGCTCCACTCTGCTGGCTGAGGACACGGACATGGGCGACGATGATTACGACATGGAGG GTGATGTggacgaggaggtggaggagatccTTCCCCAGCACCTACAGCCTGGAGCAGGCGCGGCAGGATCCTCGCCTCTGCCCTCCCCCCACAGCAGCCCCAGTCCCTCCCCGACCCACGGAGAACCATCGGCCCCCAGCAGACCCAGTCGTGCACAGCAACCCTCCCGACCATCGCAAG CTGATTTAAGTCCATCGTCAGTGAGGAGAGGAAGTTCAG GGCCTCCTGTTGACTTCCAGCCGGGTGCCCCCACATCTCTATGCCTGGAGCCCAAGCGTGCACCTCCCCCTCGTCCTAATGCACCTCCAGCCAGACCAGCACCCCCTCAACGTCCACCTCCACCTTCAG GAGGCATGAGCCCTCTTCCAGTTAGGAAGAACTCTGGAG GACCAAAAAGCCCGGCTCTTCCTCggccctctgctgctgcag CtcgaggagcagcaggagctccTGCGCCTGGAGGTTTCCCCAGACCG AATATCCCTCCTCGAGCCGGGGTGATCAGTATTCCCCCACAGTCTCGCCCACCACATCCTTCTCACCCAGGAGCACCTAGACCGATACCAGAAATGCATCCTGGAGCCCCCCGACCCATCCCGGACACCCATCCTGGAGCCCCTCGACCTGTGACCGGTGTCCTGGAGAAACCCACTGACCTGCCTTTGG GCCCTCCACTCTCAGGACCACTTCCTGCAGTGAGACCCCAGGCTCCATCAGAAATGCCGCCCCAACCTCCTGCCCCCTCAGTTCAGTCCCAGCTCCCACGACCGATCCAGCCCACACTTCAAGCTCCGCTCCAGCCGCAGCAGGCTGCAGCTCCCAAAGGAggatttcctcctgctgctgctgctgcagctgcctcccCTGCTGGGCCTCCGCAGGGTCTGGCCTCTCCCAAACCCCCACCACGTTCCCGCTCCTCTCACGTTCTGCCGCCTGATGACGCCAAGCCTGAGACGGCCCCAGCTGCACAG ACCAATGGACTGAATGGACTCCAAAACGAAGCACAATGGAAGCCTGACCCCTTCGAaacactcctctcctcctcttcctcctcctcctggcacACCACCCAGTCCCTGACCAGAGGCTCCTCTCTGCGAGCTCCCCCCTCTGTTCCTCCATCTACATTCTCCTCCAGCACTCTCCCCTCATCCTTCTCCCTGCAGCCCTCTGCTCTGTCAGACCTGCAAGCGCTCgattcatcctcctcttcctcgctctccaCCCCATCGCCACTTGCCTCCACCTTGCTACCGCCTCCTCCGGCCCCGTCTCGCAGTCGCTCGCAGGAAACGCTGCGTGCCTCCCCCTGCCCCTTCCCGACTGAGTCGCTTCCTGCCCGACCCAGCAGCACCAATCCCTTCACAGGTCCGCTCACACAGCTACATCGCTCGCTCACCCCGGACTTCAGCGTCCAGCGTCCAGGCCCGGCATCAAACCCTCAGAGGCCCATGCTTGCTCTCACTCAGCCACTCATTCCCACTCGTTGTCCAGCAATGGTCCCTGCAGCTGCACCCGCCTCCCAGCTCCAGGGGACAATGTCCCTTTTTGCACCTTCATCCATGCTCAGTCCTGCACCCCCGGCTCCCTTCACCCCCGACccatctcctgctcctgccTTGCCTCTGGCACCACCCTCCTCCATCCCACCTACCATTGCCCCTCGCttacaacctcctccaccgGGAGGCAACCCAACCAAGCAGTGGGTCACTTTCGACGATGATTTGGGTTTCTCAACCGCGACAAAAACACCACACATCCCCGTCGTCCCTTCCAATTCCCTTCTGCCCCAAACTCAGACTCCTCGCTCTGTGTTCGACTCGGAGCCCGACTGGTTATCCACGGCCCCTTCGGCATTCCCGACCCTCCCTCCTCCCGTCTCTACCAGAACTGCAACTGCTAACCCCAAACTCCCAGAGGGTCCCAGTGACAGCTGCTTCTTCCCCGGGGAGTCGACAGAAAGATAG